TGATTTTTGCTCAACAGTTTCCTTAGGTTGTGGTTGAGGAGTTGGTTTATTTTCTTGTTTTGAATCATTCTTACCTGCTTCGCCTTTATTTTGATCTTGTGTATTATTTTTTGAGTCATTGCTTTGGCCAGTATTACCATTTTGTTCTGGAGTGTCTTTAGGCATTTCTGGAGTAGGTGTACTAGGCGCATCTGGTGCAGGATTTTGTGGCATTTCAGGTTTTCCTTGTTCTGGTGTAGTTGAATGTCCTTGATTATTGTTTTGATCTGTTGCTTCTGTGCTAGAATCTTTTGGACTAGGTTTTTTAGCACAAGCAACCACACTAGCACCAATTAATGTTGAAATTGATAATAATCCAAGACCACTAAAAATTTTCTTGTATTTATTCATTATTCTCCTTAATACTTAAAAATTGTTAAAAATACTTAATATAGATTTAATAATTAGTTGTGTATGTAGTACGAGAAAATTTTAGTGATCAATCATTATAAAACTTATCAATTTATCATCGCAAAATGAACAAGTTCCTTTTTTTTTTTTTTTTTAGCAAAGTGTAGTAAAATGTAAAAAATTCTATTTCTTGTTCATTATAGACTCCAAAGTAACTATTTTTAAAATAATTAATGTCATTATTTTCAATAAATGGAATAATTCATAATAATTATTTTCATTATTAACTAAAAAAAAAAAAAAAAAAAAAGATAACATAAAAATTTAGTCTTGATAAAAACCTAACATTTTTAATTTTTTATTTTTTTAAAATTTAATAGCAAAAAACACAATTATGTAAACAGTATAAATAATTTATAATATGGAAATATTTACATATATGAAAAAAAAAAAAAAAAACGTTCATTTCTATATTGTAGTTATAAACAGTTAATAATTTTTATATATTTTTTTCTTATCTCTTAAAATGCTGAATTATTTATATCTTATAAAATGAAATCACATTTCAATAATATTCTCATTATCTTTAACTTTGCATAATCTCAATACTAAAATTATCTATATTCATACATATAGAAAGAAGAGGAGATATGTCAAAAAAATTTTATGTATTAAACACTTTGATAGGAGCTAGTATTATAGTTCCAATGATCACTATTTCACAAAGCAATACAATAAAAAATAAAAATGAAATTAAGGATAACAAAAGTAAAAATATTGCCCTTTTTAAAAAAGTTGAATCAAGTTCAGTTAATGATACTGTAACAGTTGGACCAGAGAAAGTAGTGGATGGTAAGAAAAATACTTATTGACTATCAGATAGGTTTGAAGATGCTCCGATCGGCGGAAAAACCCAAAGTGGTCAAAGTAAAGCAAAAGACGGAAAAGGATCTTGATTATTAATTGATCTAGGCGAAAAACAAAAAGTAGGCTCATTTCAAATATTCCTAGATAGAGATAATATTTCTGAATATGAAATTTACGCCTCAGATACAAAGGAAAATATTGATAAACAAAAAAATAAAGTATATAGTTGAAAAAAGTCTGATAATGATTTAGAACAATTAGTATTATTTGGCAACTTCAAACAAGTCAAAGAAAATGTCCAATTTGTTAAATTTAAAGCATTAAAGTGACAAAAACAAGGCAGAACACAGGTTTTTAAAAATGAATTTGAAAAAAGAAAATTAAAAAATAGTATTTATGTAAATGAATTCGAACTGTACGCTGATGCTATGAATCTTGATAAAAATCCATATAAAATATTACAAAAATATGAAAACTGAAATCCTGAATATGACTCAACCAAAAAACAAATAAAATTACCTGATAGGATTGATTTAGAAACTACAAAAATAAAAGCTGATTATGAACAAATAGTTGATGAAAATGGAAAGGTTACTCAACCACTTACTGACAAAGATGTTGAAATTTTATTAGTGCATACTGATGAAAATGGGAGAAGATATCCACTTAAACCAAAAAAACCAAAAATCACTATTCCGGGATTACATAAACAACAAGATAACAAAAATCAAAAACCAAAAGTAGCAGTTGAAATTGCTGAATGATGATCAGATTCATCTGAAAAACTAAAAATTAAAGATAATTTAAAAGTATTTGTAAAAGGTAATTTAAGTCCTGAAATAAAAAAAATATTAGATGAATTTAAAAAAGATTATAAAGCATTATTTAATAAAGAATTAAGTTATCAATCTTTTGATAAAGATGCTGAATTAAAGAATAATGTTATTTTAGATTTATCAAATAAAAACATTAATGGTTTTGATAATGAAACATATAAAATGTCTATTGAAGATAATGTAATTATCACAGCAACACACAAGACAGGCGCAAATTGAGCAACAAGAACATTTTTACAAATGTTGCTATTAGATAAAGATTTCAGTATTCCAAAAGGAATAATGAAAGATTACCCTAAATACAAAGTTAGAGGTTTTTCTATTGATGTTGGTCGTAAACCAATTTCAATGCAACTTTTAAAGGATATTGTTAAACAAATGTCTTGGTATAAACTAAATGAGCTTCAAGTACATTTATCAGATAATTTAATTCAACTTGATGATTATTCATCGGAAAAAAATACAGAAAAAGATATTGAAAATAGTTTTAATGCATATTCAGGATGAAGGTTAGAATCAAGTAAATATAAAGAAATTAATGGTAAAAAACATTACTTACATAATGAAGATTATCACTATACTAAAAAAGAATTTAAAGAATTTATGAATTATGCACATGAATATGGTGTAAATATTGTTCCTGAATTAGACTTCCCAGCGCACGCTCTTTCAATCACTAAAATTTGAAAAAAATTTGCTATTAAACAATTTAATGATAAAAGTCAATATGGAAGCCTACATAAACCTTTAACAGATCATATTGATATTAAGAAAGAAGGTGCAAAAAAACTTATTAAAGAAATTTTAGATGATTATACCAAAGATGGTGCAATATTTGATAAAGCTTCAGGCACAACTGTTCATATGGGTGCAGATGAATTTTATGTCGATCATGATGCGTATTATGATTTTGTTAATGAAATGTTTAAATATTTTATAGATAAAGGTATTCAAGTTCGCTTATGAGGTAGTTTTTCGGCATTTAGATCAAAAACTAGATTTATAAAACCAGAGTATCGAGATAAAGTTCAAATGAGTATTTGAAATATAGGATTTTCACATCCGCAAGATATGTACAATGATGGTTATAACATTATAAATGTAATTGATTCACCAGGATATATAGTTCCAGATGGAGAAGGACAAAAAGGCCCATACAAAGACTTTTTAGATAACTCTAAGGTATATCAAGAATATGAGGCTAATACTTACTTATGATTAAACGGAAAAGTAGAACACAAGGTAGAACTACCATCAGGTTCAGATCAGGTTTTGGGTGGAATGTTTGCTTTATGAGGCGATAAACTCCTAGATACAAGAGCAACAGGGTTAAATGAATATGACCTATATGAAAGATTCAAAGATGCTGCTCCTTATTATGCAACTAAATTATGAGGAATTGGTTCAGATGGTTTAGATTCAGATTTTGAAGATTATAAAAATAATATTGTTAATAAACTAGGACAAGCTCCAGGAATTAATCCTGAACATAAAATTAGTTTAAATAAAAATCAAAGACAATACTTTAAATATGATTTTAAAGGAAAAACAAAAGAAGAAAAATTATTAGATAAAACTGGTGATTTTGGAATTTTAAATCTATCTAATAATGTTGAATTAGTGGATGATGAAGGTATAAATGCACTTAAAATAAATGATAAAACATCAAAAGTTAATTTAAATCTTGGTTTAATCGGTTTTGATAACAAGATCTCATTTAAAATCAAAAGATCTAAGCCCAAAACTGATCAAGAAGAAGAAGTGATATTTAGTGCAGATGCTCCATATGGACAAATTGCTATTAAAGCAAAACAAAAAGGTTCAAAGAATTTTGGATTTAGTCGTGAGTTAATGGATTATACTTTTAATTATGAATTACCTTATGATAAATGAGTAAATATTGAATTAGTAAGTGAATTTGATAAAGATAAAAAGCTCGCTAAAACAAAATTATTTGTTGATGGAAAAGAAACTGGTGGTGAGGCAATCGGAACAAATGGTTCAATGAAATATAATTACAATACAAATAAACCAGAAATTCATACATTTAAAAATTCATCATTATTTTTACCTTTAGATTATATTGGAGATGGTAAAAACACATTTAGTCGTTTGATAACCGATATTGAACATGTAAGCAAATTTAAAGATGATAAAAATAAAACAAAATATGAAGCACTAGATAAAATTCAACCAAAGTTAACAACAGTAAAAGTAAATAAAGTTGAAATTAATGATATTAACATCTCAAATATTGATGAAGCAAAATATGACTATCAATCGAAAATACTTCATAAATATAGTGATTTTATTGTAGTGAACATAACTATTAGTGATAAAACAAATAAAGATATTTTTATATCAAAAAACTTTGCATTAACTTTACACAGTACTGAACTAGCTCAAACAAAACAAACAATTGAAGCTATTAAAGGTTCAAGTGAGTATAATGAATTATTAAAATCTTTAAATAAAGAAGAAACAACTATTGAACAATTAAATAGTATAAATCTTAGGGCGAATGAAATACTTAAGAATCAAAAACAAAAAACTTTTAATCTTTTAAATCAATTAAAAAATGATAATAACTTAAAGCCAGAATTAAAAAATAAATTAGATCAAGCAAAAAGTTATAATGAACTGTTAGAATTAAATAAAGAAATTTCAAAAGCTCTAGAGCAACAAAATCTAAAGTCAATAGAGAAGCCAAAAGAACCTCAAAAACCAAAAACACCAGATAAGCCAATTGACAAACCAAAAACACAAAATAAAAAAACAAAGGAAATTTCAAAAAAATCAATATCTGGTATTATAATTGGCATCATTGTCTCTATTATTACTTTATTACTAATAATTAGTGGAATTTACTTTATCAAAACAAAGAAAAACAAAAATAAAAACTAATTTAAACACCTCCTAATCTAGGAGGTGTTTAAATTTATAAAACAAAAATGAGTATAACAATATTGAATTGTTGATACAAAAATCAATGTCTAGACTAAAAAAGATATGTAAATTAGAATCTATAATTCAATGAACTTGGTGAATTATAATACTTTTAATCCTATATTATAGACTCAAAAACTTACAAGACTCATAATGCTTCTTCAGTTCCTACATAGACAAAATATATTGTAATTGTTATAATTTTAACATCAATAACAAAATATAAATAAGGAAATATTATGAAAAAACGTTCAAAACTCATATTATTTAATTCATTTTTATTAGGCGGAATAGTTGCGCCTATCATGATAGTTTCAGCAACAAATAAACCTAATAATATATCTCAAAATATTGAATACTACAATTTATCACAGCAAAAAACAGAATGAACTCCAGTTTATGACCCCAAAACACATAAAATTATCATTCCAAAAGCTAAAGGTGATGATAAAGTACGCCTTGAAGCGGACTATGAACAAATAGTAGATGAACAAGGAAATGTTTATGAACCTTTAAATGATAAAGAAGTTGAAGTTATGTTAGTTTATGAAAAGAAAGTATCATAAATTGAATAAAAACAAATAATGTTTTTAACAAAGAATACTTTTATATGTGATGTATATATAGTATTCTTTGTTCTTTTTTTATTTAATCTCATAAACAAAAAAACTTATTTTTAAGAAATAAATGCTTTATAATAGATTTACAAACAAGCAGATTAGGAAATATGTATGAAAAAAATAAGAAAAATATTTAATAAATTAGGTCTTACTACATCAATTATTTTATTAAGCACTATCACTTCTTGTACAAATCAAGAATCTAATGAAAAACCTTCAATAAAGCATAATAATAATAATAATAATAGAAATAAGACAAAAGATGAAAGCAAAAAAAGTGAAAGAGAAAATGAAAAAACAAAAAATATTAAAAATGCAAAAGAGATAGTTAAATTATCAATTCAAAAACTTGAAGAACACCCAGAATATAATAAATTATTGGATAGACTTAATTCAAATGATGACTCAATTGAGAATTTAACAAAATTAAAACAAGATATTGATGAAATTTTTACCAACGAAAAAAATAATTTAAAAAATGAATTAAATAAACTTGAATCATCAGAAAAGATTGCTATTAAACAAAAAATTGAGGAATCTAATAATTACAAAACTTTAAAACAAATAAAATCTAATATTAAACAAAAACTTGAAGAACAAGAAAAACTTAAAAAAGACGTAGAAGAATTAGAAAATACCATTGAAAATATTAAAACTAAAAAGTCTAAATTAAGTGAGTTGGATGATAAATATAAAAAGAATAAAAATGTTGTTTTAGAAGCTATTAAAGTCGATGCGACACAAATTGAATTCGCTAATCAAGAGCTAAAAAATGATCTTGATGTTGTAAAAGAAGCCATTAATCAAAATGGTGAATTATTAAAATTTGCTTCTGATGAAATTAAAAATAATAAGAATGTAGTTTTATTAGCCATATCAAAAACAGCAAATGCATATAAATATATTTCTAATATTCTAAAAGCTGATGTTGATTTAGCAAAA
This DNA window, taken from Mycoplasmopsis cynos, encodes the following:
- a CDS encoding family 20 glycosylhydrolase translates to MSKKFYVLNTLIGASIIVPMITISQSNTIKNKNEIKDNKSKNIALFKKVESSSVNDTVTVGPEKVVDGKKNTYWLSDRFEDAPIGGKTQSGQSKAKDGKGSWLLIDLGEKQKVGSFQIFLDRDNISEYEIYASDTKENIDKQKNKVYSWKKSDNDLEQLVLFGNFKQVKENVQFVKFKALKWQKQGRTQVFKNEFEKRKLKNSIYVNEFELYADAMNLDKNPYKILQKYENWNPEYDSTKKQIKLPDRIDLETTKIKADYEQIVDENGKVTQPLTDKDVEILLVHTDENGRRYPLKPKKPKITIPGLHKQQDNKNQKPKVAVEIAEWWSDSSEKLKIKDNLKVFVKGNLSPEIKKILDEFKKDYKALFNKELSYQSFDKDAELKNNVILDLSNKNINGFDNETYKMSIEDNVIITATHKTGANWATRTFLQMLLLDKDFSIPKGIMKDYPKYKVRGFSIDVGRKPISMQLLKDIVKQMSWYKLNELQVHLSDNLIQLDDYSSEKNTEKDIENSFNAYSGWRLESSKYKEINGKKHYLHNEDYHYTKKEFKEFMNYAHEYGVNIVPELDFPAHALSITKIWKKFAIKQFNDKSQYGSLHKPLTDHIDIKKEGAKKLIKEILDDYTKDGAIFDKASGTTVHMGADEFYVDHDAYYDFVNEMFKYFIDKGIQVRLWGSFSAFRSKTRFIKPEYRDKVQMSIWNIGFSHPQDMYNDGYNIINVIDSPGYIVPDGEGQKGPYKDFLDNSKVYQEYEANTYLWLNGKVEHKVELPSGSDQVLGGMFALWGDKLLDTRATGLNEYDLYERFKDAAPYYATKLWGIGSDGLDSDFEDYKNNIVNKLGQAPGINPEHKISLNKNQRQYFKYDFKGKTKEEKLLDKTGDFGILNLSNNVELVDDEGINALKINDKTSKVNLNLGLIGFDNKISFKIKRSKPKTDQEEEVIFSADAPYGQIAIKAKQKGSKNFGFSRELMDYTFNYELPYDKWVNIELVSEFDKDKKLAKTKLFVDGKETGGEAIGTNGSMKYNYNTNKPEIHTFKNSSLFLPLDYIGDGKNTFSRLITDIEHVSKFKDDKNKTKYEALDKIQPKLTTVKVNKVEINDINISNIDEAKYDYQSKILHKYSDFIVVNITISDKTNKDIFISKNFALTLHSTELAQTKQTIEAIKGSSEYNELLKSLNKEETTIEQLNSINLRANEILKNQKQKTFNLLNQLKNDNNLKPELKNKLDQAKSYNELLELNKEISKALEQQNLKSIEKPKEPQKPKTPDKPIDKPKTQNKKTKEISKKSISGIIIGIIVSIITLLLIISGIYFIKTKKNKNKN
- a CDS encoding DUF4116 domain-containing protein, with protein sequence MKKIRKIFNKLGLTTSIILLSTITSCTNQESNEKPSIKHNNNNNNRNKTKDESKKSERENEKTKNIKNAKEIVKLSIQKLEEHPEYNKLLDRLNSNDDSIENLTKLKQDIDEIFTNEKNNLKNELNKLESSEKIAIKQKIEESNNYKTLKQIKSNIKQKLEEQEKLKKDVEELENTIENIKTKKSKLSELDDKYKKNKNVVLEAIKVDATQIEFANQELKNDLDVVKEAINQNGELLKFASDEIKNNKNVVLLAISKTANAYKYISNILKADVDLAKAAFAKDGLLIKEADSKIKTNKEIALIAVKQNGLAFEFIDDKLKSNSDVAIEAFKQNGLALQFASESLKNSVFTARYAIVNNPKAIEFATEKVKKDPEIMCILAKLGTHQKNDPDKILEECEVASNS